From Carnobacterium alterfunditum DSM 5972:
CTCCTAGAACTTACTAAGGAAGAGAGGTAGGAATTTTCTATCTCTCTTTCTTAGTAAATGCGGCCTTAAATAAATAGTTATTTTTAAAAATTTCTTGTATGATAGAATAAATAGATAGTTTGGAGCGAATAACATGGAAAAAAAGTCTTGGGAGGAGTTTTCTTGGGAATGGTTTAAAGCTCTAATATTAGCCGGATTGATTACTGTTTTATTGCGAAATTTCATCTTTATTCCCATGACTATTGAAGGTTCGTCTATGATACCGACATTTCAACAGAATGATCAAATTATTGTCAATACAATATTTGATGTAGAAAGATTTGATTTAGTTGTATTTTACGATTCATCAAACCGAACTCTTGTAAAAAGGGTCGTTGGTTTGCCGGGTGAAAAAATCCGATATGAAAATGATCAGCTTTATATAAATGATGAAGAAATTGAGGAAGAATTTTTAGATAATGATTTAGTTAACAATGCTGGAGGTATTTGGACATCGGATTTTACTTTAGAAGAGTTGACCGGTACTCAGGTGATATCAGAAGGTGAATATTTTGTGTTAGGCGACAATCGTAGATCAAGTAATGATAGCCGGTACTTTGGGAGTATTCCAGTAGATTCGATTATTGGAGAAACGTCTTTTATTTATTATCCCTTTGATCGCATGAAGACTGTCCAATAAATAAAGAAAGTAGGGAGAAACAATTGAGTAAAATTAATTTTTCTGATGGTCAAAATCAGCCAGAAACATCTTTTGAACCAAGAAAGTCACGTCATACTTCTCCAAGTCAAAAACGCAAAGAAAATAAAAGTCGTGGGAGTGAATTTTTAAGTACATTACTATATTTTGTAGTAGCATTGATTATTTTTCTACTCATTCGATATTTTTTATTTGCTCCAGTAAGTGTGGATGGTGAGTCTATGGTTCCTACTTTAGAAGATCGAGATCGGTTGATTTTAAATAAAATAGACTCTATAGATCGTTTTGATGTTGTTGTTTTCCCTGCTCCTGATGATCCTGAAAAACAATATATTAAACGAATCATAGGACTTCCAGGCGACACTATTCGTTATCAAGATGATGCTTTGTATATCAATGGAGAAAAAGTAGAGGAAGAGTATTTAAAAAGTTCTGTAGAAGAAATGTCTACGGGAGGCAACTTTACAGAAGACTTTTCACTAGCCTCTAAAACAGGTGAAGAAACGGTTCCTGAAGACAGTTATTTCGTGATGGGCGATAACCGTCAAAATTCAAAGGATAGTCGTGTTTTCGGATTTGTAGATGCTACTACCGTCAGCGGAACAGCCATTCTTCGTATTTGGCCGCTTGAAGAATTTGGTACAATAGAAAATGATTAAAAAGGAAATAAGAAAAAGACTATAAGCAAGCTGTTCTTTTTTTGTGTAAATAGAAAGGTGAAAAAATATGAATATTCAATGGTTTCCAGGACATATGGCAAAAGCGAGACGCCAAGTAACAGAAAAAATAAAACTAGTAGATATTGTGTTTGAACTCGTTGATGCAAGAATTCCACTATCAAGCCGCAATCCAATATTAGATGAAATAATTGGAGAAAAACCTAGGGTCATTATTTTAAATAAAAGTGATTTAGCTGATCCTATTCAAACAAAAAAATGGGTAGCTTATTTTAATGAACAAGGAATAGCAGCAGTCCCTATTGTTGCGCAAGAAGGTAAGGGCATGAAACAACTTATGGAAAAAGCAAAAGAAATTTTGCAACCAAAATTTGATCGAAGAGCTGCTAAAGGAATTAAGCCTCGTGCAATTCGAGCAATGAGTATTGGGATCCCTAACGTTGGGAAATCGACCTTAATTAATCGCTTTATAAAGAAAAATGTTGCGATAACAGGTAATAAACCCGGAGTGACAAAAGCACAACAATGGCTAAAACTAGGCAAAGAATTGGAATTACTCGATACTCCAGGTATTCTTTGGCCAAAATTTGAAGACCCAGCAGTCGGAGAAAAATTAGCGTTGACAGGTGCAATCAAAGATACTATTTTGCAGATGGATGAAATTGCGATGTATGGAATAGGCATAATGAAAACTTATTATCCAGAAACATTTGCTAAACGATTCCTTTTAACTAAAGAAGAATTAGAATTAGGAACACCTGAACTGCTAATGCTGATCAGTGAACGAAGAGGTTTTCGAGAGGACTACAGCCGTGCAGCAGAAATGTTGATCTATGAAATTAGAAGTGGTAAAGCAGGACGATTCACGCTAGATATTGCTCCGGTTTCTTTACCTAAAGAATAGGAGAACGAGAGTGGAAAAACCAATAACTATTGCGGCAATAAAAGATCTTTTGACATCAATTACAAACCCAGCTGATGAACGATTGGTCCAGATCAAAAATGATTCACGTAAAGGTGCTATAAATGCTTATAATGCTTGGGAAAATCGGTTGAAAAAGCAGCAATCGATTCTTGAAAAACAACAAGAGATGCTTCAAATCGAGCACTATTTTTGGGGAAAAGGGACCCAGTATATTGCTGGAATCGATGAAGTAGGAAGAGGGCCATTAGCTGGACCTGTTGTGGCAGCTGCTGTTATATTGCCGATTGATTTTGCTGTGTTAGGGATCAATGATTCCAAGCAATTATCTAGTGCAAAACGAGAATCATTATTCGACCAAATCCAAGAATCAGCGATAGCTATTGGTGTTGGGATAAAAGACCATCAAGTGGTTGATGAAGTAAATATATACCAGGCAACTAAATTAGCAATGATCGAGGCTGTACAACAATTACCTAAACAGCCAGAACAACTGTTGATCGATGCCATGCATTTGCCTGTTAGTATACCCCAAGAAAGTTTTATTAAAGGAGACGCCAAAAGTTTGTCTATTGCTGCAGCCAGTATTATTGCTAAAGTAACAAGGGACAGAATGATGGCTGACTATGATGAATTATATCCTGGATACGGTTTTTCTAAAAATGCTGGTTATGGAACTAAAGTTCATTTAGAAGGTTTACAAAAACATGGCGCATGCCCAATTCATAGGAAAACATTCGCCCCTGTAAAAAATATATTGAAGTAAATAAAACTTTTAAAGTTACCAAGAATATAAAAAAAACGAATGAACAGGAGTTTGCTCCTGTCCATTCGTTTTTTATTATTGGATATGGCTACGATATAGGCCAATGACTTTGCCTAAAATAATAACCTCATTAAGTAGGATAGGGCTCATTGTGTCATTTTCAGGTTGTAGTCGATAATGATCTTCTTCTTTGTAAAATCTTTTACAAGTCGCTTCATCGTCAACAGTCATAGCTATGACAAT
This genomic window contains:
- the lepB gene encoding signal peptidase I — protein: MEKKSWEEFSWEWFKALILAGLITVLLRNFIFIPMTIEGSSMIPTFQQNDQIIVNTIFDVERFDLVVFYDSSNRTLVKRVVGLPGEKIRYENDQLYINDEEIEEEFLDNDLVNNAGGIWTSDFTLEELTGTQVISEGEYFVLGDNRRSSNDSRYFGSIPVDSIIGETSFIYYPFDRMKTVQ
- the lepB gene encoding signal peptidase I encodes the protein MSKINFSDGQNQPETSFEPRKSRHTSPSQKRKENKSRGSEFLSTLLYFVVALIIFLLIRYFLFAPVSVDGESMVPTLEDRDRLILNKIDSIDRFDVVVFPAPDDPEKQYIKRIIGLPGDTIRYQDDALYINGEKVEEEYLKSSVEEMSTGGNFTEDFSLASKTGEETVPEDSYFVMGDNRQNSKDSRVFGFVDATTVSGTAILRIWPLEEFGTIEND
- a CDS encoding ribonuclease HII — protein: MEKPITIAAIKDLLTSITNPADERLVQIKNDSRKGAINAYNAWENRLKKQQSILEKQQEMLQIEHYFWGKGTQYIAGIDEVGRGPLAGPVVAAAVILPIDFAVLGINDSKQLSSAKRESLFDQIQESAIAIGVGIKDHQVVDEVNIYQATKLAMIEAVQQLPKQPEQLLIDAMHLPVSIPQESFIKGDAKSLSIAAASIIAKVTRDRMMADYDELYPGYGFSKNAGYGTKVHLEGLQKHGACPIHRKTFAPVKNILK
- the ylqF gene encoding ribosome biogenesis GTPase YlqF, producing MNIQWFPGHMAKARRQVTEKIKLVDIVFELVDARIPLSSRNPILDEIIGEKPRVIILNKSDLADPIQTKKWVAYFNEQGIAAVPIVAQEGKGMKQLMEKAKEILQPKFDRRAAKGIKPRAIRAMSIGIPNVGKSTLINRFIKKNVAITGNKPGVTKAQQWLKLGKELELLDTPGILWPKFEDPAVGEKLALTGAIKDTILQMDEIAMYGIGIMKTYYPETFAKRFLLTKEELELGTPELLMLISERRGFREDYSRAAEMLIYEIRSGKAGRFTLDIAPVSLPKE